In Flavobacterium sp. CS20, a single window of DNA contains:
- a CDS encoding T9SS type A sorting domain-containing protein encodes MNTNSQYEITVTYNGVDVNYSANESFDLVILDDQTSSATNQTVIGSYSNITMQGTFAGPPNLFDLAYVNTETFTPSSNGVYYLGIHVNSPAGGDVFFVKEIEIIEQTLSTQDFEALNFNYFVDAQNNLNLSANQAFDQIKLHNLLGQQVLNQKLSAQDERIDLNALTSGVYLAQVQINDATKTFKIIKK; translated from the coding sequence ATGAACACCAATAGTCAATATGAAATAACCGTGACTTACAATGGAGTTGATGTTAATTATTCTGCAAATGAAAGCTTTGATTTAGTTATTCTTGACGACCAAACAAGTTCAGCTACTAACCAAACAGTAATTGGCTCATATAGCAATATCACAATGCAAGGCACATTTGCTGGTCCTCCAAACTTATTTGATCTCGCCTATGTGAACACTGAAACTTTCACACCATCATCAAATGGAGTTTACTATTTAGGTATTCACGTTAACTCACCAGCAGGTGGAGATGTGTTCTTTGTTAAGGAAATAGAAATTATAGAGCAAACTTTATCTACTCAAGATTTTGAAGCATTAAACTTTAACTATTTCGTTGATGCTCAAAACAACTTAAACCTATCTGCTAATCAAGCTTTTGACCAAATTAAATTACACAACTTACTCGGTCAGCAAGTTTTAAACCAAAAGCTTTCTGCTCAAGATGAGCGTATTGATTTAAATGCTTTGACTAGCGGTGTTTACTTGGCTCAAGTTCAGATTAATGATGCTACAAAAACCTTTAAGATCATTAAAAAGTAA